In the genome of Leishmania infantum JPCM5 genome chromosome 27, one region contains:
- a CDS encoding putative MP44 — MAPPQTTLSLDANLRNTLRSLLIERLCSPTQPLPAKQLYDELTNRSRLVEEFHFSKTSRRITRQRLALQFLRRYNVLLHGLLFYSEGTRTWNTTTEFHRLAILGESVLLTEVRTRLLKLFPAMPYAAYVQSLPHMVGEEALAAAFDRYEMQNIVGAKPSNRRSGTPLTRMQKSHMLCAIVAEMYWFTARTKPTDLTHNNALFPPSDVLILHVLSTHLLENLPAELIYNVVEPIVADIKRVWVNEPMSLPSQLRLTPRTVGALSLNAVPVEPRYTAKEDAVMSLQKKHAEAHRRQNALTCEPDHSCVKSFMRPLCNYRIFEGPRYQILSSDNRVAPLPLAQERSSLPASAVCTVVGDAESAARAMELAKMAEQW; from the coding sequence atggcaccgccgcagacAACTCTTTCACTGGACGCCAACCTGCGCAACACCCTCAGAAGTTTGCTCATTGAGCGTCTGTGCAGTCCGACACAGCCCCTACCGGCAAAGCAGCTGTATGATGAGCTGACGAACCGCTCGCGTCTCGTGGAGGAGTTTCACTTCTCGAAGACGTCACGCCGCATCACCCGCCAACGGCTCGCACTGCAGTTCTTGCGTCGATACAACGTGCTGTTGCACGGCCTCCTCTTTTATTCGGagggcacgcgcacgtggaATACGACGACGGAGTTTCATCGTCTCGCCATCCTTGGAGAGTCTGTCCTACTGACCGAGGTCCGCACTCGGCTGCTGAAGCTCTTCCCTGCCATGCCGTATGCGGCGTACGTGCAGAGTTTGCCTCACATGGTCGGCGAGgaagcgctggcggcggctttTGACCGGTATGAGATGCAGAACATTGTCGGTGCCAAACCATCTAACCGACGCAGTGGTACGCCGCTCACTCGAATGCAGAAAAGCCATATGCTGTGCGCTATTGTAGCGGAGATGTACTGGTTTACAGCTCGGACGAAGCCCACCGACTTGACGCACAACAACGCGCTCTTCCCTCCATCCGACGTGCTAATCTTGCACGTGCTGTCCACCCACCTCCTCGAAAACTTGCCTGCAGAGCTCATTTACAACGTCGTAGAGCCAATCGTGGCGGACATCAAGCGCGTGTGGGTGAACGAGCCGATGTCGTTGCCGTCACAACTGCGCCTTACCCCGCGCACTGTAggtgccctctctctcaaTGCTGTCCCCGTCGAGCCCCGGTACACCGCCAAGGAAGACGCTGTCATGTCGCTCCAGAAAAAGCACGCGGAGGCTCATCGCCGACAAAACGCGCTTACCTGCGAGCCGGATCACAGCTGCGTTAAGTCTTTCATGCGACCGTTGTGCAACTACCGCATATTTGAAGGTCCACGGTATCAGATACTGAGCTCCGATAATCGCGTCGCCCCACTGCCGCTTGCACAAGAGCGGAGCAGTCTTCCAGCTTCGGCCGTGTGCACCGTCGTTGGCGATGCGGAAAGCGCCGCACGTGCGATGGAGCTTGCCAAGATGGCGGAGCAGTGGTGA
- a CDS encoding putative nucleoporin, whose product MNAFGGGFNQNKPGGFGQQAQPAQAAFGQQAQAGGFGQQPPQQVGGFGQQTGGFGQPAQPQSGFGQAGMSQAAGGFGQAQQQPVAGFGQQPQVSGFGQQATQQAAGFGQQAGGFGPQSQQQGGFGQAAAAPQTGAFGQQPPQQMSGFGQQSQQQVGGFGLQPATAMGGFGQQPQQAGGFGQQTGGFGQQSQQQGGFGQTPPQQQSGFGQAAAGGFGAGRGGVGFGAAGGFNQSTAQGGGFGASQPAVNAFGRPQQAQGGFGTQTTAGAQLGGGQGTGGFGAAPQGGFGSQQPAPGGFGQQAATGGFGQSAAPGGFGTAQQTGAGGFGAGRGTTGFGGPQATAGGFGAGRGATGFGQAAQGGFGAQQPAASGFGQVQQQAAGFGAQQATAGGFGQPAQGGFGNGASQTITGGGFGGAQQQQPQGSAGGFGAQPSAAGGFGQATGGFGAQQPAVSGFGQAAQGGAFGQQSQPAAGGFGAGRGTTGFNVGGGFGGSQQQPQTAAGGFGAPKGAAGGFGQAAGGGFGQGVGGFGAQQPKAGGFGQAAPATGFGQAASASGFGAQPPATGGFGQAPAAAALASAPAAGSGVNVGRPTDLAFMSLPDYNATPYGNVLLFDSYERPQAAKQTAKTIEDNLKPVVPPARRAMHTWMVTQMRVPDENTLMKQVPASLASSALSPVALKEMLVPAVQLGGAAAGEPAGAQKRVSHDSPRRPSPATADAPIVNAAVPRCTNPEYTLEPSLAQLATYTPEELRRVSRFTISRLDGSCEVRFLEPVNLVRVDVAAVVHLGSDGHVALYPDGDAPPLSSGLNVRAEVRVRDPTGKATEGIARYCAETRAHFVGHRQGCCVYRLNDSSSAAGASRAALGQDASDTAPLSIIHDEDEHSHDLDRSSDDSEEEDTDDIRSADQPQAATGSGGALAIADAEVRTYTVPPPPATRRPVVERRLTLASAADFDLPYALPDMSVESKCEPFSVKLGTSRRTTEPRVYYVRAQESIIQRTYVNHPPRLQPSERTIRGMLARSVRAGWSTAGSVAFPSHAELRDGAEVGGAVPEVVGACAVAATPFHWHKPSQKALTQCAVALLRLFLQHTDVADDAACPLASIHLHRNKSHNTLSAEKLKVASNAIEGVISAAGKASLSRVELLSTRQTCTVLSLLSALYALPEADAAVPNAMEEARYLTQLRHRNLAGWLKTELAAFLDSSATRAVKLSPAEELVQAMLCHRLREARASAQSVANAELARVVRVCGEGNQFGGYIEMAKSGFKDGEEVRQRVVSLLSGKVEPFIRDEEYTGLDEETAEVCAAPTAATWKQLLGIFTFYGCVPDTPAEDIIHAFLERLRAPSSRKLNPLPPYAERVDTAVLRTHRGKDVVRRGNTFQDAALLLLEGFANGSAPPAACLHPHASSYSGADYLTAFVIVAAIRAVQVPREQAYRDAELSVLLGMTAELECNDETWFWGLLPLHMIESPANRLDAVRAFCKRNAMRASVQKQLGEPQADYDRLVSLMRVNEGWLEPVYVPPEEERSAAENMPSVRTHAALEKALAKLAIELW is encoded by the coding sequence ATGAACGCGTTTGGTGGCGGTTTCAACCAAAACAAACCTGGTGGCTTTGGCCAGCAGGCCCAACCAGCGCAAGCGGCATTCGgccagcaggcgcaggcagGAGGCTTTGGAcaacagccgccgcagcaggtcgGCGGCTTCGGCCAGCAGACGGGTGGATTTGGCCAACCGGCACAACCACAAAGCGGATTTGGCCAGGCGGGTATGTCGCAAGCAGCGGGCGGCTTTGGCCaggctcagcagcagccagtcGCCGGCTTCGGGCAGCAACCGCAGGTTAGTGGATTTGGCCAGCAGGCGACCCAACAGGCTGCCGGATTCGGGCAGCAGGCGGGTGGATTTGGcccgcagtcgcagcagcaaggcGGCTTTGGTcaagcggctgcagcgccacagaCTGGGGCCTTTGgccagcagccgccgcagcagatgAGTGGCTTTGGCCAACAGTCTCAGCAGCAGGTCGGTGGCTTCGGCCTGCAGCCCGCCACTGCTATGGGGGGCTttgggcagcagccgcagcaggcagGCGGATTTGGGCAGCAGACGGGTGGATTTGGccagcagtcgcagcagcaaggcGGATTTGGACAaacgccgccacagcagcagagcggTTTCGGACaggcggctgccggcggctTCGGTGCGGGGCGAGGCGGCGTTGGCTTcggtgcagctggcggctTTAATCAGTCAACAGCGCAGGGAGGAGGGTTCGGTGCTTCTCAGCCGGCCGTGAATGCTTTTGGGCGACCACAGCAAGCGCAGGGTGGATTTGGCACCCAGACCACTGCTGGTGCTCAGCTCGGCGGCGGACAGGGCACGGGTGGCTTTGGCGCTGCTCCTCAGGGCGGCTTCGGCTCACAGCAGCCGGCGCCTGGTGGCTTTGGCCAACAGGCGGCTACCGGCGGCTTCGGCCAGTCCGCTGCACCAGGTGGCTTCGGCACTGCACAACAGACTGGTGCTGGTGGGTTCGGTGCTGGACGCGGCACTACAGGCTTTGGCGGGCCGCAGGCCACCGCCGGTGGCTTCGGCGCCGGCCGCGGGGCCACCGGCTTCGGACAGGCTGCGCAGGGTGGGttcggtgcgcagcagccagccGCCAGTGGGTTTGGAcaagtgcagcagcaggcggccgGCTTCGGAGCACAGCAGGCGACGGCCGGGGGCTTTGGGCAACCTGCTCAGGGCGGCTTTGGCAACGGTGCTTCCCAAACCATCACTGGTGGTGGATTTGGCGGGGCCCAGCAACAACAGCCGCAGGGCTCCGCCGGCGGGTTCGGAGCTCAGCCCAGCGCCGCAGGCGGCTTCGGACAGGCCACCGGTGGCTTTGGAGCTCAGCAGCCAGCTGTTAGTGGATTCGGCCAGGCAGCGCAAGGCGGCGCCTTCGGCCAGCAGTCACAGCCCGCCGCGGGCGGGTTCGGCGCAggccgcggcaccaccggctTCAATGTCGGGGGCGGCTTTGGGGGCTCACAGCAACAGCCGCAGACCGCCGCGGGCGGATTTGGGGCCCCGAAAGGCGCGGCAGGTGGGTTTGGGCAggccgctggtggcggaTTTGGACAAGGAGTGGGCGGCTTTGGCGCACAGCAGCCAAAAGCTGGCGGCTTCGGTCAAGCAGCCCCCGCTACCGGCTTCGGGCAGGCTGCCTCCGCTTCTGGCTTcggtgcgcagccgccggccACTGGTGGCTTTGGGCaggcacctgctgcagcagcacttgCCAGTGCGCCGGCCGCTGGCTCTGGCGTGAATGTGGGCCGTCCCACTGACTTGGCTTTCATGTCCCTTCCTGACTACAACGCAACGCCGTATGGCAACGTGCTGCTCTTCGACTCATACGAGCGGCCTCAGGCGGCCAAGCAGACGGCGAAGACGATCGAGGATAACTTGAAGCCCGTTGTACCTCCAGCCCGTCGGGCGATGCACACGTGGATGGTGACGCAGATGCGGGTGCCTGACGAGAACACGTTGATGAAGCAAGTACCAGCGTCCCTCGCCTCGAGCGCCCTGTCGCCAGTggcgctgaaggagatgCTGGTCCCTGCTGTGcagctcggcggcgccgcggcaggagAGCCCGCCGGGGCGCAGAAGCGGGTGTCGCACGActcgccacggcggccgtcGCCCGCGACGGCGGATGCGCCGATCGTCAACGCCGCTGTGCCACGGTGCACCAACCCTGAGTATACCCTGGAGCCCAGCCTCGCTCAGCTGGCCACCTACACCCCCGAGGAGCTCCGCCGCGTCTCACGCTTCACGATTAGTCGTCTCGACGGCTCGTGTGAGGTACGCTTTTTGGAGCCGGTGAACCTGGTGCGCGTCGACGTAGCCGCGGTGGTGCACCTCGGCAGTGACGGGCACGTTGCATTGTACCCTGACGGCGACGCCCCGCCCTTGTCGAGCGGTTTGAACGTGCGAGCCgaggtgcgggtgcgcgATCCTACCGGCAAGGCCACGGAGGGCATCGCCCGCTACTGCGCGGAAACGCGCGCCCACTTCGTGGGTCACCGGCAGGGGTGTTGCGTCTACCGTCTGAACGACAGCAGTTCCGCGGCCGGCGCGTCCCGTGCGGCTCTTGGGCAGGATGCGAGCGACACCGCCCCGCTCTCCATCATCCACGACGAGGATGAGCACTCGCACGACCTCGACCGCTCGAGTGACGACAGTGAGGAGGAAGACACAGACGACATACGCAGCGCCGATCAGCCGCAGGCGGCCACTGGTAGCGGAGGCGCACTGGCGATTGCCGATGCGGAAGTGCGCACGTacacggtgccgccgccaccagcgacgcGAAGGCCAGTGGTAGAGCGGCGCCTGACGCTGGCTTCGGCTGCTGACTTCGATCTGCCGTACGCCCTGCCGGACATGAGCGTGGAGAGCAAGTGCGAGCCGTTCTCGGTGAAGCTGGGGACATCGCGCCGCACGACTGAGCCGCGCGTGTActacgtgcgcgcgcaggagTCGATCATTCAGCGCACCTACGTCAACCATCCACCGCGGTTGCAGCCCTCGGAGCGGACGATTCGCGGCATGCTAGCGAGGAGCGTGCGAGCCGGCTGGAGCACTGCCGGCAGCGTTGCGTTCCCGTCGCACGCGGAGTTACGCGACGGGGCGGAGGTGGGTGGCGCGGTGCCAGAGGTGGTGGGTGcctgcgccgttgccgccactCCGTTTCACTGGCACAAGCCGTCCCAGAAAGCGCTCACCCAGtgcgctgtggcgctgcttcgcctgTTTCTGCAGCACACCGACGTGGCAGACGACGCGGCGTGTCCACTGGCATCGATTCATCTCCACCGCAACAAGAGCCACAACACGCTCTCGGCGGAGAAGCTGAAGGTGGCGTCCAATGCCATCGAAGGCGTGATCTCGGCAGCTGGCAAggcatctctctctcgcgtaGAGCTGCTCTCCACGCGGCAGACCTGCAccgtcctctcccttctctccgccCTCTACGCCCTGCCTGAGGCGGACGCCGCTGTCCCGAAcgcgatggaggaggcgcggtACCTtacgcagctgcgccatcgaAATCTGGCTGGCTGGCTGAAAACGGAGCTCGCTGCCTTTCTCGACAGCTCCGCTACGCGTGCGGTGAAGTTGTCCCCTGCGGAGGAACTGGTGCAGGCTATGCTGTGCCACAGGCTTCGCGAGGCCCGCGCCTCCGCTCAGTCGGTCGCGAAcgcggagctggcgcgtgtggtgcgcgtgtgcggggaGGGGAACCAGTTTGGCGGTTACATCGAGATGGCGAAGAGCGGGTTCAAGGACggtgaggaggtgcgccAGCGTGTCGTGAGCCTCCTCTCTGGCAAGGTGGAACCCTTCATCCGTGACGAGGAGTACACGGGCCTGGACGAAGAGACAGCTGAGGTATGCGCGGCCCCGACGGCGGCCACGTGGAAACAGCTGCTGGGCATCTTCACTTTCTACGGCTGTGTCCCGGATACGCCGGCCGAGGACATAATTCATGCCTTCCtcgagcggctgcgcgcaccgtcgtcgcgcaAGCTCAATCCTTTGCCTCCGTACGCCGAACGTGTCGACACCGCTGTGCTGCGGACGCACCGTGGGAAAGATGTTGTGCGGCGCGGCAACACCTTCCAAGATGctgcgttgctgctcttgGAAGGATTCGCCAACGGCTCGGCTCCCCCGGCTGCCTGCCTGCACCCCCACGCGTCGAGCTACTCGGGCGCCGACTATCTCACTGCCTTCGTGATTGTGGCTGCGATCCGCGCTGTCCAAGTACCGAGGGAGCAAGCCTACAGAGATGCGGAGCTGTCGGTGCTTCTCGGCATGACGGCAGAACTCGAGTGCAACGACGAGACGTGGTTCTGGGGCCTCCTTCCTCTGCACATGATCGAGTCGCCCGCCAACCGCCTCGacgccgtgcgcgcgttttGCAAACGCAACGCCATGCGTGCCAGCGTTCAGAAGCAGCTGGGCGAGCCCCAGGCGGATTACGATAGATTAGTAAGCCTGATGCGTGTGAACGAGGGCTGGCTGGAGCCGGTTTACGTCCCtccagaggaggagaggagtgCCGCAGAGAACATGCCGAGCGTAAGGACGCACGCCGCCCTCGAGAAGGCACTGGCAAAGCTGGCGATAGAGCTGTGGTAA
- a CDS encoding putative heat shock protein DNAJ — MRRLLGRSMWADPATIRAAAGSSMRFMRNTRTAPSATAPFLRRWQLPSTRLSSSCAFVQTDRRWQSDSAGQQDLYVVLGVRPDATQDEIKAAYKKLALEYHPDRNHQPGAEEKFKSISAAYSVVGNREKRREYDAQRAMSRGMGGGSYNSGSSGRAASGYSAGFPGGMDRGNYQYHQMSKEEADQLFRELFGGMRVDQIFRNLEEEMRLGGIKGNGLGGHVGRSFPDSEQAFRPFFSVESSTANVFVDDHGNRMEETTYTDSRGKRFTVRRMSSTDPNASVNQTADEFYRGRHAGKDGRYRFGNVSSQFQRPDNDFTQNMLGVRSHGRSPLVAFLILAAWTVILGTLLFCCIGFLTRHPLFFASVLVLILLGRAARPF, encoded by the coding sequence ATGCGACGACTGCTGGGTCGCTCGATGTGGGCCGATCCCGCCACCatccgtgccgccgctgggtCTTCGATGCGCTTCATGAGGAACACACGTACAGCACCCTCCGCAACCGCGCCGTTTTTACGCCGCTGGCAGCTCCCGTCCACGCGACTCtcgtcctcctgcgcgttTGTGCAGACTGATCGCCGCTGGCagagcgacagcgccggGCAGCAGGATTTGTATGTGGTGCTGGGGGTGAGGCCGGACGCCACGCAGGATGAAATCAAGGCCGCGTACAAGAAGTTAGCTCTCGAGTACCACCCAGACCGCAATCACCAGCCGGGCGCGGAGGAGAAGTTTAAGTCGATCTCGGCCGCGTACAGCGTCGTTGGCAACAGAGAGAAGCGCCGCGAGTACGACGCGCAGCGAGCGATGTCGAGGGGCATGGGCGGTGGGTCgtacaacagcggcagcagcggccgtgctGCTAGCGGGTACTCTGCCGGCTTTCCGGGCGGCATGGACCGTGGCAACTACCAGTACCATCAGATGTCCAAAGAGGAAGCCGATCAGCTCTTCCGTGAGCTCTTCGGCGGCATGCGTGTCGACCAAATTTTCCGCAACCTGGAGGAAGAGATGCGGCTCGGAGGCATCAAAGGAAACGGACTGGGCGGCCATGTTGGCCGCAGTTTCCCGGACTCGGAGCAGGCGTTCCGACCCTTCTTCAGCGTAGAGAGTAGCACGGCGAACGTCTTTGTAGACGATCACGGGAACCGCATGGAGGAGACGACGTACACTGACTCTCGTGGCAAGCGCTTCACGGTGCGCCGcatgagcagcaccgacCCAAACGCGAGTGTTAATCAAACCGCCGACGAGTTTTACCGTGGACGGCACGCCGGAAAGGACGGCCGCTACCGATTCGGCAACGTCTCCTCCCAGTTCCAGCGACCCGACAACGACTTTACGCAGAATATGCTCGGTGTCCGCTCCCACGGCCGCAGTCCGCTGGTGGCCTTCCTCATCCTTGCCGCGTGGACAGTGATACTGGGCACTCTTCTGTTCTGCTGCATTGGCTTCCTTACTCGGCACCCGCTGTTCTTTGCGTCCGTTCTGGTGTTGATCCTTCTCGGCCGCGCGGCCCGCCCCTTCTga
- a CDS encoding putative ATPase, with amino-acid sequence MIRVPGNWTCAQSPCAFVEVRDECYLCRLVPVFTATLTYELETSVRVNLLEARRFASQDFALAETHQVVYASCSSGIEYRPCAPGDRSREAMVIRCPVFHYTAKEVTVDGPRRAACATAAHIAAALMGRYVVVGAQFRTLDGFYTVRQVTLQKGYRGIALVSGDCRVRVNDARRAGSSSLGGRGAARPIGLESETDQLLQLLACADKSVGAIVGVMARGPRGCGVSSTVRYALESVAATHTVLGWSSCFSPSEAFQEGWGGTVVLVVTDAEHVFAAAEPEVAKLHLRKLQRDAAVLRGGGNGAARSVVVLCVSHGYGLCAPDVLDELVAFHLVFYFPGALQRAVLLASVRGGSAMDWLSAAQGLVGRTCAETLEAARRPDIASVLPFKAVRWSEIGGLAEVKDRLHRALVWPQQQPERMQRFHITPPRGILLYGPPGCAKTTLIKALCSEGNFSLIYLDSATVLSAYVGESERYLRDVFTRARRQAPCIVFFDEVEVLGGRRVSGGHDSEHVRLLSTLLTEMDGFADIHGVCFVGATNVPHLLDPALMRPGRFDYMVHVPLPTLADRESILQLLLCRTAADTRIIAEQTEGFSGADLKVFCSEALLALFKESAGVPQVLQERASVTAYLLQKASGFKRTHYDSTALDQFQREHASA; translated from the coding sequence ATGATCCGCGTGCCGGGCAACTGGACTTGCGCCCAGTCTCCCTGCGCATTCGTTGAGGTACGCGATGAGTGCTATCTGTGCCGCCTTGTGCCCGTCTTCACCGCCACACTTACGTACGAACTGGAAACTTCTGTCCGGGTGAACTTGCTAGAGGCGCGGCGCTTCGCGAGTCAGGACTTCGCCCTTGCAGAGACTCATCAGGTTGTGTACGCGTCGTGCTCGAGCGGCATCGAATATCGCCCCTGTGCTCCTGGCGACCGCTCGAGAGAGGCGATGGTGATCCGGTGTCCTGTATTCCACTATACGGCAAAGGAGGTGACAGTGGACGGGCCGCGACGTGCCGCCTGTGCGACCGCTGCTCATATCGCGGCCGCCCTTATGGGACGCTACGTTGTCGTCGGGGCTCAGTTCCGCACCCTAGACGGTTTCTACACGGTGCGTCAAGTGACGCTACAGAAGGGTTATCGCGGCATAGCGCTTGTCAGCGGCGACtgccgtgtgcgcgtgaATGATGCTCGGCgggccggcagcagcagccttggcgggagaggggcagcgcGGCCCATTGGCCTCGAAAGTGAGACAGATCaactcctgcagctgctggcgtgcGCCGACAAGTCCGTCGGTGCGATTGTCGGTGTCATGGCACGCGGCCCTCGAGGGTGTGGCGTTTCCAGCACGGTGAGGTATGCTCTGGAAAGCGTTGCTGCCACGCACACGGTGCTAGGATGGTCGAGCTGCTTCTCACCGTCAGAGGCATTTCaagaggggtggggtggcaCTGTGGTTCTGGTGGTCACTGACGCTGAGCACGTCTTTGCGGCGGCTGAGCCGGAGGTGGCCAAGCTTCATTTGCGCAAGCTCCAGCGGGACGCTGCGGTTCTTCGCGGCGGAGGCAACGGTGCCGCCCGGTCGGTTGTGGTGCTGTGCGTCAGCCACGGCTACGGTCTCTGTGCGCCCGACGTACTGGACGAGCTCGTCGCCTTTCACCTTGTGTTTTACTTCCCTGGTGCGTTGCAGCGCGCAGTCTTGCTGGCCAGcgtgcgaggcggcagcgccatggACTGGCTGAGCGCTGCGCAGGGTCTCGTGGGACGGACATGCGCGGAgacgctggaggcggccCGGCGGCCGGACATCGCCTCCGTTCTCCCCTTCAAGGCAGTGCGGTGGTCGGAGATCGGCGGGCTGGCGGAGGTGAAGGACAGGCTGCATCGCGCACTTGTGTggccgcaacagcagccggAGCGGATGCAGCGCTTCCACATCACCCCACCGCGCGGCATCCTCCTCTATGGCCCCCCAGGGTGTGCCAAGACGACGCTCATTAAGGCGCTTTGTTCAGAAGGGAACTTCTCGCTCATCTACCTGGACTCGGCGACCGTGTTGAGCGCGTATGTgggggagagcgagcgcTACCTGCGAGACGTCTTCACTCGCGCCCGCCGCCAGGCGCCGTGCATTGTGTTCTTTGATGAGGTGGAGGTGCTTGGCGGCCGCCGAGTCAGCGGCGGGCACGACAGCGAGCACGTGCGCCTCCTGTCGACCCTTCTCACCGAGATGGACGGCTTCGCAGACATCCACGGGGTCTGTTTTGTGGGGGCCACCAACgtgccgcacctcctcgatCCAGCGTTGATGCGGCCTGGCCGGTTTGATTACATGGTACACGTTCCTCTGCCCACCTTGGCAGATCGCGAGTCCATTCTCcaactgctgctgtgcagaACCGCCGCTGACACCCGCATCATCGCGGAGCAGACGGAAGGTTTCAGCGGCGCGGACCTCAAGGTCTTCTGCTCCGAGGCTCTTTTAGCGTTGTTCAAAGAGTCTGCTGGTGTTCcacaggtgctgcaggagaggGCCAGCGTGACAGCATACCTGTTGCAGAAGGCGAGCGGCTTTAAGCGCACTCACTACGACTCGACCGCTCTAGACCAGTTTCAACGTGAGCACGCATCTGCGTGA
- a CDS encoding putative methylmalonyl-coenzyme a mutase encodes MMRRVSVLLSAAYPQEWIAAAKKELKNRDPSTLTIHSINGFDIKPLYVADDVESHPALPGFFPYTRGVHSTMYTGRPWTIRQYAGFSTAEESNNFYKTALKNGQQGLSVAFDLATHRGYDSDHPRVTGDVGMAGVAVDSVEDMKLLFNDIPLDKVSVSMTMNGAVIPVLAFFAVAAEESGVPQEKLRGTIQNDILKEFMVRNTYIFPPTPSMRILGDVMAYLSKRQPMFNSISISGYHIQEAGGHGALELAFTIADGLEYIRCAEQRGLTVDDVAPRFSFFFGIGMNFYCEIAKLRAARMLWATYVKKKFNPKNPKSLLLRTHSQTSGWSLTEQDMENNIIRTTIEAMAAVMGGVQSLHTNAFDEAVALPSIQSSRIARNTQIIIQEETHICSVVDPWGGSYMMEALTQEMIKKASAIIDDVEAKGGMTKCIEEGFPKLMIEESAARRQAAIDSGAETIVGVNKYVNPVDKIPETLRIDDKKVRAGQIAALEKLKATRDTAKVQEMLKKVTEACRDEKINILEAAIEAARARATLGEITSAMEEVYGRYVARSQVVQGVYYNSYLRGGNKEDQNHVAAVKARIDAFAAKEGRRPRIMVAKIGQDGHDRGAKVVATGLADMGYDVDIGPLFQTPEEVARHAVENDVHICGASSLAAGHRTLIPQLIQELKKLGADDIIVTAGGVIPPDDYQSLYDAGVKLIFGPGTPIPKCAEQMIEVLEARQK; translated from the coding sequence ATGATGCGCCGGGTTTCTGTCTTGCTCTCCGCAGCATACCCACAGGAGTGGATTGCTGCGGCAAAAAAGGAGTTAAAGAACCGCGACCCATCGACCTTGACCATTCATTCTATCAACGGATTCGACATCAAGCCGCTTTACGTCGCCGATGATGTCGAGAGTCACCCGGCGCTGCCTGGATTCTTCCCATACACCCGTGGCGTCCACTCGACGATGTATACTGGCCGTCCGTGGACTATTCGGCAATACGCTGGCTTCTCCACTGCTGAGGAGTCCAACAATTTCTACAAGACCGCCCTAAAGAATGGACAGCAAGGTCTCTCCGTCGCGTTTGATCTGGCGACGCACCGCGGCTACGACTCTGACCATCCGCGCGTGACTGGTGATGTGGGTATGGCTGGTGTTGCGGTGGATTCAGTTGAGGACATGAAGCTACTCTTCAACGATATTCCTCTGGACAAGGTGAGTGTTTCCATGACTATGAATGGTGCTGTCATCCCTGTTCTCGCCTTTTTCGCGGtagcggcggaggagagcggtGTCCCGCAAGAAAAGCTACGGGGAACCATTCAGAACGACATATTGAAGGAGTTCATGGTGCGGAACACGTACATTTTCCCTCCAACTCCTTCAATGCGCATCCTTGGTGATGTTATGGCCTACCTGAGCAAGCGTCAGCCTATGTTCAATAGTATCAGTATCAGTGGCTATCACATCCAAGAGGCAGGTGGTCACGGTGCCTTAGAGCTAGCATTCACCATTGCCGACGGCCTTGAATACATCCGCtgcgccgagcagcgcggTTTGACGGTGGACGATGTGGCGCCGCGCTTTTCCTTCTTCTTTGGCATTGGCATGAACTTCTACTGCGAGATTGCGAAACTTCGGGCTGCCAGGATGCTGTGGGCGACGTACGTGAAGAAGAAGTTCAATCCCAAGAATCCTAAGAGTCTGCTTCTGCGAACGCACTCACAGACGTCCGGCTGGTCGCTGACGGAGCAGGACATGGAAAACAACATCATTCGTACCACGATTGAGGCCATGGCAGCTGTGATGGGCGGTGTGCAAAGTCTGCACACGAATGCCTTCGATGAGGCAGTGGCACTCCCGTCAATACAGAGTTCTCGTATCGCGCGTAACACACAGATCATCATTCAGGAAGAAACACACATTTGCAGCGTTGTCGACCCATGGGGTGGCTCGTATATGATGGAGGCTCTGACGCAGGAGATGATCAAGAAGGCATCCGCAATCATTGACGACGTGGAAGCGAAGGGCGGTATGACCAAATGCATCGAGGAAGGGTTCCCCAAGCTGATGATAgaggagagcgccgcgcggcggcaggcggccATTGATTCTGGCGCGGAGACCATTGTTGGCGTTAACAAGTACGTTAACCCAGTCGATAAGATACCTGAGACGCTTCGCATCGATGACAAAAAGGTACGTGCAGGTCAGATTGCTGCCTTGGAGAAGCTGAAGGCTACCCGCGACACGGCCAAGGTACAGGAAATGCTCAAGAAAGTGACGGAGGCTTGTAGGGACGAGAAGATCAATATTCTCGAGGCTGCTATTGAGGCTGCGCGGGCACGTGCAACGCTCGGCGAGATTACTTCTGCTATGGAGGAGGTCTACGGCCGTTACGTTGCAAGGAGCCAGGTAGTGCAAGGCGTATACTACAACTCCTACCTGAGAGGGGGCAACAAGGAGGATCAGAATCACGTCGCGGCTGTCAAAGCTCGCATCGACGCCTTCGCTGCGAAGGAAGGTCGTCGCCCGCGTATTATGGTGGCCAAAATAGGCCAGGACGGACATGACCGTGGGGCAAAAGTGGTAGCCACTGGTCTTGCTGACATGGGCTATGATGTAGATATCGGCCCGCTCTTCCAGACCCCCGAGGAGGTTGCCCGCCATGCTGTCGAAAACGACGTGCACATCTGCGGCGCGAGCTCACTGGCTGCAGGTCATCGAACGCTGATTCCGCAGCTCATCCAGGAGCTGAAGAAGCTTGGTGCCGACGATATCATTGTCACTGCCGGTGGCGTTATACCACCCGATGACTACCAGAGTCTCTATGACGCCGGCGTAAAACTCATCTTTGGTCCCGGCACGCCCATACCGAAGTGTGCTGAACAGATGATCGAGGTCCTTGAGGCTCGTCAGAAATGA